The stretch of DNA TGCAACAAACCAGCCAGCTCAAAAAAGTGCAACGCTTGCTCGGTTGCCAACGGGCTTCGCTGGGTTCGTTGTCCGAAGCGGCACGTGTGTTTGACCCGGAATTGCTGCGGGAAATCGCCGGTGAACTGCTCCAGCGCGCTCCGCAACGCGCCGACTGCGACCCGCGGCTGAAAGACTTTGCGCAGACCTTGACCGCCGTCGACGGCAGTCTGCTGAAGAAGCTGCCGCAAATCACGCAGGCCTGTTTCGCCACCCGCAACGATCGCGGTTTTAAGCTGCACGCGCACTTTGAAATCCTTAAAGGCGTGCCTGTCAAATCGGCAGTCACTGACGCCAGCGGCCAAGGACCGGCCAATGAAAAAAATGTGTTGCGCAGCCAATTGGAACCGGATCGCTGCTACGTGATCGATCGCGGTTACGAACAATTTTCGCTGTTCAACGCGATCGTCGATGTCGGCAGCAGCTACGTTTGCCGCATCCGCAACGACCGCGCGTTTACGGCTGACGAGGTTCGCGAACTGGACGAGGAGGCGCGGGCGGCGGGCGTGTTGGAAGACGCCATCGGCCAACTCGGTTCGCCCAAATCGCGACGGATTGAGCATCCGCAGCATCGCGTGCGGCGGGTGGTGATTCGCGCCGAAACGCATCCCAAGCGAGGCGGACGCAAGCGGGCCGCTGCCACGCACGACGTCGTGCTGGTGACGAACTTGCTGGACGTGCCGGCGGAAATCATCGCGTTGATTTATCGCAGTCGCTGGATGATCGAATTGTACTTTCGGTTTTTGAAACATGTGCTGGGCTGCCGCAAGTTATTAAGCGACTGTGACAACGGAATCGAAATTCAAACGTACTGTGCGATCATCGCTTGCCTGCTGATCAGCCTAGTGACCGGCCGCAAGCCGACGCTGCGGACGTATGAAATGCTTTGTTATTACTTCCAAGGTTTGGCGGATGAAGAAGAACTACTGGCCCACATAAACCGTTTGCCGCCGCACGCCACGACAAGCGTCTAACCCCACTCGCTCCGCGACTCCCCGCAGATGACGAGCCGCTCAACGCTGCGCTGAGACAACTCCCCACCCCACCAACCGCAGCCCTTGCAGCCACGCCCTCCCCCAAAAAACAAGCAAACACACCGCCACCTTGCCATCACGCCCAACAATAGCAACAATCGAGCCGAACAGGATTGGGCTCGTCCGCCAGTGCGGGGTGCATTCCCTGAAACACACAGGCGGGCAAGCCCAATCCTGTTCGGCACGGAATTTGCGCCATGGGCTTTGGTAGTCTTTCATAACTGCCAATTTGACGGAGAGGCGCCCTGTGGCCAGGAAGAAAGCGAAGCGGGTTTCCGATGCGGATTTGACCGGACTGAAATATCTGAAACGAATCTCTTCGCTGCTCAAACGCTTGCGGCCCGTCGGCTGCGAACGGGACAAAGCGGGCAATCGCGACTTGTTTTTTGATC from Symmachiella dynata encodes:
- a CDS encoding IS4 family transposase, producing MARKKAKRVSDADLTGLKYLKRISSLLKRLRPVGCERDKAGNRDLFFDQYCGLMLLSMFNPIVTSLRGMQQTSQLKKVQRLLGCQRASLGSLSEAARVFDPELLREIAGELLQRAPQRADCDPRLKDFAQTLTAVDGSLLKKLPQITQACFATRNDRGFKLHAHFEILKGVPVKSAVTDASGQGPANEKNVLRSQLEPDRCYVIDRGYEQFSLFNAIVDVGSSYVCRIRNDRAFTADEVRELDEEARAAGVLEDAIGQLGSPKSRRIEHPQHRVRRVVIRAETHPKRGGRKRAAATHDVVLVTNLLDVPAEIIALIYRSRWMIELYFRFLKHVLGCRKLLSDCDNGIEIQTYCAIIACLLISLVTGRKPTLRTYEMLCYYFQGLADEEELLAHINRLPPHATTSV